A portion of the Blastochloris tepida genome contains these proteins:
- a CDS encoding SDR family NAD(P)-dependent oxidoreductase, which produces MDIQGKVAIVTGGGSGLGRAVTEALAARGARVAVADRNAAAAQEVAGAIGGLALAFDVADASAAEAAFARVAAELGTPRILVNCAGIGVAKRVLGKDGPQPLADFEQVVRVNLLGSFNTLRLAAAAMAKLEPLETGERGVVINTASVAAFEGQVGQAAYSASKGGIVAMTLPIARELAQFGIRVIAIAPGLFLTPLLGGLPDEVQASLAKSIPFPPRLGEPAEFAALALHMIENSFLNGEVVRLDGALRLPPR; this is translated from the coding sequence ATGGATATTCAGGGCAAGGTCGCCATCGTCACCGGTGGCGGATCGGGACTGGGACGCGCTGTTACCGAGGCGCTCGCCGCGCGCGGCGCACGCGTCGCGGTCGCCGACCGCAACGCGGCGGCGGCACAGGAGGTGGCCGGCGCCATCGGCGGGCTGGCGCTGGCGTTCGACGTCGCCGACGCCAGCGCGGCCGAAGCGGCGTTCGCGCGCGTCGCGGCGGAGCTTGGCACGCCGCGCATTCTCGTCAACTGCGCCGGCATCGGCGTCGCCAAGCGCGTGCTCGGCAAGGACGGTCCGCAGCCGCTGGCCGATTTCGAGCAGGTGGTGCGCGTCAATCTGCTCGGCTCGTTCAACACGCTGCGCCTTGCCGCGGCGGCGATGGCGAAGCTCGAACCGCTGGAAACCGGTGAGCGCGGCGTGGTGATCAACACCGCCTCCGTCGCCGCTTTCGAAGGGCAGGTGGGGCAGGCGGCCTATTCGGCCTCGAAGGGCGGCATCGTCGCCATGACGCTGCCGATCGCCCGCGAGCTGGCGCAGTTTGGCATCCGCGTCATTGCCATCGCGCCCGGCCTGTTTCTGACGCCGTTACTGGGCGGCCTTCCGGATGAGGTTCAGGCGTCGCTGGCGAAATCGATCCCGTTTCCGCCCCGCCTTGGGGAGCCGGCGGAGTTTGCCGCGCTCGCTCTCCACATGATCGAAAATTCGTTTCTCAACGGCGAAGTGGTGCGTCTCGACGGCGCGCTTCGCCTGCCACCCCGCTGA
- a CDS encoding acyl-CoA thioesterase, whose protein sequence is MLVNRRTVRIEWADCDMAGIVFYPRYFEMFDTSTHHLFEKAGWKKRELIREFDIVGYPMVDTRGKFLVPSTAGDDIIIETQVTEFRKSSFDVIHKVFKPDPQGEVLAIEGYETRVWVAKHPEDPSRIKSRPIPEEVIRRLSAG, encoded by the coding sequence ATGCTTGTCAACCGCCGAACCGTCCGCATCGAATGGGCCGACTGCGATATGGCCGGCATTGTGTTCTATCCACGCTATTTCGAGATGTTCGACACCTCGACCCACCACCTGTTCGAGAAGGCGGGCTGGAAGAAACGCGAGCTGATCCGCGAATTCGACATCGTCGGCTATCCGATGGTCGACACCAGGGGGAAGTTCCTGGTGCCGTCGACCGCGGGCGACGACATCATCATCGAGACCCAGGTGACGGAGTTCCGCAAGTCGAGCTTCGATGTGATTCATAAGGTGTTCAAGCCCGATCCGCAGGGCGAGGTGCTGGCGATCGAAGGATACGAGACGCGGGTGTGGGTGGCGAAGCATCCCGAGGATCCCAGCCGCATCAAGTCACGCCCGATCCCCGAAGAGGTGATCCGGCGCTTGTCCGCCGGCTAG
- a CDS encoding ABC transporter permease subunit: MNQRLVLVAFAALLAIVPLIPGMPVFWVTLLGNVGLAALVAIGLVLLTGVGGMTSFGQAAFCGFGAYATAVLTATHGWSPWQALPVALVVSGFAAVVLGLITVRLSGHFLPLGTMAWGLSLYYLFGKIEMLGRHDGISGIPPLSVFGISLADPRAAHYLIWTVVIGAAILTTHLLDSRIGRAIRALRRGQIAAESFGIDVARTKLIVFVYAALLAGLSGWLYAHVQRTVTPAPFGLNAGIEYLFMAVVGGAGQIWGAIVGAGLVTLLKEALQRVVPSLFGTSVQLEGVVFGIALVALLQVAREGLWPHLVRLLPARQRAAPRPADPLARRAPVAGTDSALETGRGEALLVLDQARKQFGGLVAVNDVSFKVRRGEIVALIGPNGAGKSTTFNLITGVAALTAGTVRYDGVEISGTSPRVIARHGVARTFQHVKLNPDMTVLENVALGAHLRGRAGILAAMLRLDRRDEARLLAEAAHQIERIGLAEHMMKPAGSLALGQQRMVEIARALAMDPELLLLDEPAAGLRHFEKTALADLLDRLRAEGMSVLLVEHDMGFVMGLTDHIVVLDFGTKIAEGPPEAIKTHPAVLEAYLGGAA; encoded by the coding sequence ATGAACCAGCGTCTTGTGCTCGTCGCCTTTGCCGCCCTCCTCGCCATCGTTCCGCTCATTCCCGGCATGCCGGTGTTCTGGGTGACGCTGCTCGGCAATGTCGGGCTCGCCGCGCTCGTCGCCATCGGCCTCGTGCTGCTCACCGGCGTCGGCGGCATGACCTCGTTCGGCCAGGCGGCGTTCTGCGGCTTCGGCGCCTACGCCACCGCGGTGCTCACCGCGACGCATGGCTGGTCGCCCTGGCAGGCCCTGCCGGTGGCGCTCGTCGTCTCGGGCTTTGCTGCGGTGGTGCTGGGGCTGATCACGGTCCGGCTCTCCGGCCACTTCCTGCCGCTCGGCACCATGGCCTGGGGCCTCAGCCTCTATTACCTGTTCGGCAAGATCGAGATGCTCGGCCGCCACGACGGCATCTCCGGCATTCCGCCGCTGTCGGTGTTCGGCATCAGCCTCGCCGACCCGCGCGCGGCGCATTACCTGATCTGGACGGTGGTGATCGGCGCCGCCATCCTCACCACCCATCTGCTCGACAGCCGCATCGGCCGCGCCATCCGGGCGCTGCGGCGCGGCCAGATCGCGGCGGAGTCGTTCGGCATCGATGTCGCGCGCACCAAGCTCATCGTGTTCGTCTATGCCGCGCTGCTCGCCGGCCTCTCCGGCTGGCTCTATGCCCATGTCCAGCGCACGGTGACGCCGGCGCCCTTCGGGCTCAATGCCGGCATCGAGTATCTGTTCATGGCGGTGGTCGGCGGCGCCGGCCAGATCTGGGGTGCCATCGTCGGCGCCGGTCTGGTGACGCTGCTGAAGGAGGCGCTTCAGCGCGTCGTGCCCTCGCTGTTCGGCACATCGGTGCAGCTCGAAGGCGTGGTGTTCGGCATCGCGCTGGTGGCGTTGCTGCAGGTGGCGCGCGAGGGGCTGTGGCCGCACCTCGTGCGCCTGCTGCCGGCAAGGCAACGCGCGGCCCCCAGGCCTGCCGATCCTCTGGCCCGGCGCGCGCCTGTCGCCGGTACGGATTCCGCGCTTGAGACCGGCCGCGGCGAAGCGCTGCTGGTGCTCGATCAGGCCCGCAAGCAGTTCGGCGGCCTGGTCGCGGTGAACGACGTGTCGTTCAAGGTCCGCCGCGGCGAGATCGTGGCGCTGATCGGCCCGAACGGCGCGGGCAAGAGCACCACTTTCAACCTGATCACCGGCGTCGCGGCGCTCACCGCCGGCACGGTGCGCTATGACGGCGTGGAGATCAGCGGCACGTCGCCGCGGGTCATCGCCCGCCACGGCGTCGCCCGCACCTTCCAGCACGTCAAGCTCAACCCGGACATGACCGTGCTGGAGAACGTCGCGCTCGGCGCCCATCTGCGCGGACGCGCCGGCATCCTCGCCGCCATGCTGCGGCTCGACCGCCGCGACGAGGCGCGCCTGCTCGCCGAAGCCGCGCACCAGATCGAGCGGATCGGCCTTGCCGAGCACATGATGAAGCCGGCCGGCAGTCTCGCGCTCGGCCAGCAGCGCATGGTCGAGATCGCCCGCGCGCTGGCGATGGATCCCGAGCTGCTGCTGCTCGACGAGCCGGCGGCGGGCCTGCGCCACTTCGAGAAGACAGCGCTCGCCGACCTGCTCGACCGCCTGCGGGCCGAGGGCATGAGCGTGCTGCTGGTCGAGCACGACATGGGCTTCGTCATGGGGCTCACCGACCACATCGTGGTGCTCGATTTCGGCACCAAGATCGCCGAAGGCCCGCCCGAGGCGATCAAGACCCATCCCGCGGTGCTGGAAGCCTATCTCGGAGGCGCGGCATGA
- a CDS encoding ABC transporter substrate-binding protein: protein MKTICRRTLGRLVAGSALAVAGFGVAGFGGPAFADPPALRIGVTISTTGQGAALGIPEKNTLDVIAREIGGTRLEIIQLDDAGDPTNATTNARRLATEDKVDVLIGSSVTPATIAVANVAFESAVPHFALSPMAFQPGRDTWTFVMPQPVPLMAKGLFENMTAKGVKTVGIIGFSDSWGDLWVKEFKASGEPMGLKMVADERYARADTSVAGQVLKLLAAKPDAVLVGASGTAAALPVIALRQRGYTGPIYQTHGAVTRDFIRIAGKAAEGVIFVSGPVIAAAKQPDDALTKAPGVAYTAAYEAKFGPGTITQFGAHMYDVFELLKRAVPVALKSAEPGTQAFRDALRDALESEKEMAASQAVYSYGPGNHYGVDGRGRILVTVKDGDWAIVQ, encoded by the coding sequence ATGAAGACCATCTGCCGACGTACCTTGGGCCGCCTCGTCGCCGGGTCGGCGCTTGCCGTTGCGGGGTTTGGCGTTGCCGGGTTTGGCGGGCCGGCATTCGCCGATCCGCCGGCCTTGCGCATCGGCGTGACGATCTCGACGACCGGGCAGGGTGCCGCGCTCGGCATCCCCGAGAAGAACACATTGGATGTGATCGCGCGCGAGATCGGCGGCACCAGGCTGGAGATCATCCAGCTCGACGATGCCGGCGATCCGACCAACGCCACGACCAATGCGCGCCGCCTCGCCACCGAGGACAAGGTCGATGTGCTGATCGGCTCGTCGGTGACGCCGGCCACCATCGCCGTGGCCAATGTGGCGTTCGAGTCCGCGGTGCCGCACTTCGCGCTGTCGCCGATGGCCTTCCAGCCCGGCCGCGACACGTGGACCTTCGTGATGCCGCAGCCGGTCCCGCTGATGGCCAAGGGCCTGTTCGAGAACATGACGGCGAAGGGCGTCAAGACCGTCGGCATCATCGGCTTCTCGGACAGCTGGGGCGACTTGTGGGTGAAGGAGTTCAAGGCGTCGGGCGAGCCGATGGGGCTCAAGATGGTCGCCGACGAGCGCTACGCCCGCGCCGACACCTCGGTGGCCGGGCAGGTGCTCAAGCTCCTGGCGGCGAAGCCGGACGCGGTGCTGGTGGGCGCGTCGGGCACCGCCGCGGCGCTGCCGGTGATCGCGCTGCGCCAGCGCGGCTATACCGGGCCGATCTACCAGACCCACGGCGCCGTGACGCGCGACTTCATCCGTATCGCCGGCAAGGCGGCCGAGGGCGTGATCTTCGTGTCCGGCCCGGTGATCGCCGCCGCCAAGCAGCCCGACGATGCGCTGACCAAGGCGCCCGGCGTCGCCTACACGGCGGCCTATGAGGCGAAGTTCGGCCCCGGCACCATCACCCAGTTCGGCGCGCACATGTACGACGTGTTCGAGCTCTTGAAGCGTGCCGTGCCGGTGGCGCTGAAGTCGGCCGAGCCCGGCACCCAGGCGTTCCGCGATGCGCTGCGCGATGCGCTCGAATCCGAGAAGGAGATGGCGGCGTCGCAGGCCGTCTACAGCTACGGGCCGGGCAATCACTACGGAGTCGACGGGCGCGGCCGCATCCTCGTCACCGTCAAGGATGGCGACTGGGCGATTGTCCAGTGA
- a CDS encoding crotonase/enoyl-CoA hydratase family protein, translated as MAKDSAARNGATAAPAGVADVFDHGPLKLERRDAVLVVGLDRQSKRNAINDEAVAALDDCFSAIPDDVRAVVLHGHGPNFSAGLDLSEISERDVTAGVFHSRAWHRCFEKIEFGRVPVIAVLKGAVIGGGLELACAAHIRVAEPSAFFALPEGQRGIFVGGGGSVRLPRLIGVARMADMMLTGRTYAAADAVSLGIAQYLVGEGEGMAHALELAGRVAANAPLTNFAVIQALPRIADADPRVGYLMEALVSAVAQGDSEAKARVRDFLEKRAAKVARPA; from the coding sequence ATGGCGAAGGACAGCGCAGCGCGGAACGGGGCAACGGCCGCACCGGCTGGAGTCGCCGACGTCTTCGACCACGGTCCGCTGAAGCTGGAGCGGCGGGACGCGGTCCTGGTCGTCGGTCTCGACCGCCAGTCCAAACGCAACGCCATCAATGACGAGGCCGTCGCGGCCTTGGACGACTGCTTCTCGGCGATTCCGGACGACGTGCGCGCAGTGGTGCTGCACGGCCACGGACCGAACTTCTCCGCCGGCCTCGACCTGTCGGAGATCTCCGAGCGCGACGTGACGGCGGGCGTATTCCATTCGCGGGCTTGGCATCGCTGCTTCGAGAAGATCGAGTTCGGCCGCGTGCCGGTGATCGCGGTGCTGAAGGGCGCGGTGATCGGCGGCGGGCTTGAGCTGGCCTGTGCCGCGCACATTCGCGTCGCCGAGCCGTCGGCCTTCTTCGCGCTGCCCGAGGGCCAGCGCGGCATCTTCGTCGGCGGCGGCGGCTCGGTACGGCTGCCGCGCCTGATCGGGGTGGCCCGCATGGCGGACATGATGCTGACCGGCCGCACCTACGCGGCGGCCGATGCGGTTTCGCTCGGCATCGCCCAGTATCTGGTCGGCGAAGGCGAGGGGATGGCGCATGCGCTGGAGCTTGCCGGGCGGGTCGCCGCCAATGCGCCGCTCACCAATTTCGCGGTGATCCAGGCCCTGCCGCGCATCGCCGATGCCGACCCGCGCGTCGGCTACCTGATGGAGGCGCTGGTGTCGGCGGTCGCCCAGGGGGATTCCGAAGCCAAGGCCCGCGTGCGCGACTTCCTGGAGAAGCGCGCCGCCAAGGTTGCGCGTCCGGCCTGA
- a CDS encoding feruloyl-CoA synthase, whose translation MHAIIPATAPLRLFGKLDPVVETRPDGVIVVRSARPLPHYSASLVDRLEHWAKVTPHRTFLAERDGSGGWRELTYGAAFEQILHIGAALLARDLSEEEPALILSGNSIDHALLSLAGMAVGVPTCPMSTAYSTISQDLGKLTYALDLLTPRLVFASNGRVFGRALKKVKERGIEIVVSDDTADELGATPFSSLLERPISSAVVSARTQVGPDTIAKFLLTSGSTGFPKAVTNTQRMLCANQAMLAEALAFLKDEPPVLVDWLPWAHTFGSNHNFGIALYNGGTLYIDEGKPVPDGIGATIANLREVAPTIYFNVPKGFEALLPHLEDDVALRRHFFSRLKLLFYAGAGLSKPVWDAYRELAIETVGRPVVFTTSLGSTETSPGALIGVRDADRPGIVGVPHKGVELKLVPNAGKLEARLRGPNITPGYWRRPDLTQTVFDSEGFYLMGDALRLAEPNNFAAGFEFDGRVAEDFKLATGTWVSVGPLRVDFIGKFDPLVRDAVVTGHDRDDVGMLVFPDEAETRKLAPHLEPDTPFAEVVVDQMVKDVFQQRLAAIARGATGSSTRVTRIALLAEPASIDLGESTDKGSLNQRAVLANRAKDVEALYAAEIKPHVIRL comes from the coding sequence ATGCACGCCATCATTCCGGCGACGGCACCCTTGCGCCTGTTCGGCAAGCTCGACCCCGTGGTGGAGACCCGGCCGGACGGGGTCATCGTCGTCCGCTCTGCTCGGCCGCTGCCGCACTATTCGGCCTCGCTGGTCGATCGTCTCGAACACTGGGCCAAGGTGACGCCGCACCGCACCTTCCTCGCCGAGCGTGACGGCTCCGGCGGCTGGCGCGAGCTGACGTACGGCGCCGCCTTCGAGCAGATCCTGCACATCGGTGCGGCCCTGCTGGCGCGCGATCTCTCGGAAGAGGAGCCGGCGCTGATCCTGTCCGGCAACAGCATCGATCACGCGCTGCTGTCGTTGGCCGGCATGGCGGTCGGCGTGCCGACCTGCCCGATGTCCACCGCCTATTCGACCATCTCGCAGGATCTCGGCAAGCTCACCTACGCGCTTGATCTGCTGACGCCGCGGCTGGTGTTCGCATCGAACGGCCGGGTGTTCGGCCGCGCCCTGAAGAAGGTCAAGGAGCGCGGCATCGAGATCGTGGTGTCGGACGACACTGCCGACGAACTCGGCGCCACGCCGTTCTCCAGCCTGCTGGAGCGGCCGATCTCCTCGGCCGTGGTGTCCGCCCGCACCCAGGTCGGGCCCGACACCATCGCCAAGTTCCTGCTCACCTCGGGCTCGACCGGCTTTCCCAAGGCCGTCACCAACACCCAGCGCATGCTGTGCGCCAATCAGGCCATGCTGGCGGAGGCGCTGGCCTTCCTCAAGGACGAGCCGCCGGTGCTGGTCGACTGGCTGCCGTGGGCGCACACCTTCGGCTCCAACCACAATTTCGGCATTGCCCTCTACAATGGTGGCACCCTCTATATCGACGAGGGCAAGCCGGTGCCGGACGGCATCGGCGCCACCATCGCCAATCTGCGCGAGGTCGCGCCGACCATCTATTTCAACGTGCCCAAGGGCTTCGAGGCGTTGCTGCCGCACCTCGAGGACGACGTCGCGCTGCGCCGCCACTTCTTCTCGCGCCTCAAGCTGCTGTTCTATGCCGGCGCCGGCCTCTCCAAGCCGGTGTGGGACGCCTACCGCGAGCTTGCCATCGAGACGGTCGGCCGCCCGGTGGTGTTCACCACCTCGCTCGGCTCGACCGAGACTTCGCCCGGCGCGCTGATCGGCGTCCGCGATGCCGACCGCCCCGGCATTGTCGGCGTGCCGCACAAGGGCGTGGAGCTGAAGCTGGTGCCGAACGCCGGCAAGCTGGAGGCCCGGCTGCGCGGACCCAACATCACGCCCGGCTATTGGCGCCGGCCGGATCTGACGCAGACGGTGTTCGACTCCGAGGGCTTCTATCTGATGGGCGATGCGCTGCGGCTCGCCGAGCCCAACAATTTCGCCGCCGGATTCGAGTTCGACGGCCGCGTCGCCGAGGACTTCAAGCTTGCCACCGGCACCTGGGTCAGCGTCGGCCCGCTCCGGGTCGATTTCATCGGCAAGTTCGATCCCCTGGTGCGCGACGCCGTGGTCACCGGTCACGACCGCGACGATGTCGGCATGCTGGTGTTCCCGGACGAGGCCGAAACCCGCAAGCTGGCACCGCATCTGGAGCCCGACACGCCGTTCGCCGAGGTGGTGGTCGACCAGATGGTGAAGGACGTGTTCCAGCAACGTCTGGCGGCGATCGCACGCGGCGCGACCGGCTCATCGACCCGCGTCACCCGCATCGCGCTGCTGGCCGAGCCGGCCTCGATCGACCTCGGCGAGTCGACCGACAAGGGTTCGCTGAACCAGCGCGCCGTGCTCGCCAACCGCGCCAAGGATGTCGAGGCGCTCTACGCCGCCGAGATCAAGCCGCACGTCATCAGGCTCTGA
- a CDS encoding ABC transporter ATP-binding protein, whose product MTETLLAIETVSVAYGKVQAVRGVSLNVKAGEIVTVIGANGAGKSTLLNATIGAFAAQGSIRFLGEDITRLDVEDRVARGLLLVPERRELFSTMTVEDNLVLGGFRVPRGVARDTMAEVYDRFPRLKERRDQLAGTMSGGERQMLAIGRALMSRPKLLMLDEPSLGLAPRIVADIFRIIADLRAGGVSILLVEQNARAALAAADHAHVMELGEVSVSGPAAELARDERIVQSYLGFH is encoded by the coding sequence ATGACCGAAACCCTGCTCGCCATCGAAACCGTCTCCGTCGCCTACGGCAAGGTGCAGGCGGTGCGCGGCGTCTCGCTCAACGTCAAGGCCGGCGAGATCGTCACCGTGATCGGCGCCAACGGCGCCGGCAAGTCGACGCTGCTCAACGCCACCATCGGCGCGTTTGCCGCGCAAGGGTCCATCCGGTTCCTCGGCGAGGACATCACCCGGCTCGATGTCGAGGACCGGGTGGCGCGCGGCCTGCTCCTGGTACCCGAGCGGCGCGAGCTGTTCTCCACCATGACGGTGGAGGACAATCTGGTGCTCGGCGGTTTCCGCGTGCCGCGCGGCGTCGCCCGCGACACCATGGCCGAGGTCTATGACCGGTTCCCGCGCCTCAAGGAGCGGCGCGACCAGCTTGCCGGCACCATGTCCGGCGGCGAGCGGCAGATGCTGGCGATCGGCCGGGCGCTGATGAGCCGGCCGAAGCTGCTGATGCTCGACGAGCCGAGCCTGGGGCTGGCGCCGCGCATCGTCGCCGACATCTTCCGCATCATCGCCGACCTGCGCGCAGGCGGCGTGTCGATCCTGCTGGTGGAGCAGAATGCGCGCGCGGCGCTGGCCGCCGCCGACCATGCACACGTCATGGAGCTCGGCGAGGTCAGCGTGTCGGGCCCGGCGGCGGAGCTCGCCCGCGACGAGCGCATCGTCCAGAGCTATCTCGGCTTTCACTGA
- a CDS encoding thiolase family protein: MSTTPVAGAIALAFDDVYVVDGARTPFVDYNGALSGVSPIDLGIKAGRAAIARANVDPAEIGTVVAGNMAQASFDAYFLPRHVGIYCGAPIEVPAHLVQRICGSGIEAVSQAADAVALGRARVALAVGTESMSRNPVAAYTHRGGFRLGQIEFADFLWESLRDTSCDTTMGGTAENLAKEHAISREEVDAFAARSFARALKAREDGFFDDEIVPVVDEAFERPGFVTRSIRLKSRGETVREDSHVRPSPIEALAKIRPAFGGVQTGGNSSAVVDGAAAVVLASQDWLAASGARPLARIIAAASVGVPPHIMGIGPVPAIRAACDKAGIPLANIDRIEINEAFGAQVMACARELGLDEDKLNVNGGAIAIGHPLGATGVRLVLTVSRELKRRGLRYGIASACIGGGQGIAMLVENPAA; this comes from the coding sequence ATGAGTACGACACCTGTTGCGGGAGCGATCGCTCTCGCATTCGACGACGTGTACGTCGTTGACGGCGCCCGCACACCGTTCGTCGATTACAATGGCGCGCTGTCCGGCGTGTCGCCGATCGATCTCGGCATCAAGGCCGGACGTGCAGCCATCGCCCGCGCCAATGTCGATCCGGCCGAGATCGGCACGGTGGTCGCCGGGAACATGGCGCAGGCGAGCTTCGACGCCTATTTCCTGCCACGCCATGTCGGCATCTATTGCGGCGCGCCGATCGAGGTGCCGGCCCATCTGGTGCAGCGCATCTGCGGCTCCGGCATCGAGGCGGTGTCGCAGGCGGCCGATGCCGTGGCGCTCGGCCGTGCCCGCGTGGCGCTCGCCGTCGGCACCGAGTCGATGAGCCGCAACCCGGTGGCCGCCTACACCCATCGCGGCGGCTTCCGCCTCGGCCAGATCGAGTTCGCCGACTTCCTGTGGGAGAGCCTGCGCGACACCTCGTGCGACACCACCATGGGCGGCACGGCGGAGAACCTCGCGAAGGAACACGCCATCAGCCGCGAGGAGGTCGATGCCTTCGCCGCCCGCTCGTTCGCCCGTGCGCTCAAGGCGCGCGAGGACGGCTTCTTCGACGACGAGATCGTGCCGGTGGTCGATGAGGCGTTCGAGCGCCCGGGATTCGTGACACGCTCGATCCGTCTCAAGAGCCGCGGCGAGACGGTGCGCGAGGATAGCCACGTGCGGCCTTCGCCGATCGAGGCGCTGGCCAAGATTCGCCCCGCCTTCGGCGGCGTCCAGACCGGTGGCAATTCCTCGGCGGTGGTGGATGGCGCGGCGGCCGTGGTGCTGGCGTCGCAGGATTGGCTCGCCGCATCGGGTGCGCGGCCGCTCGCCCGCATCATCGCCGCCGCGTCGGTCGGTGTGCCGCCCCACATCATGGGCATCGGCCCGGTGCCGGCCATCCGCGCGGCGTGCGACAAGGCCGGCATTCCGTTGGCGAACATTGATCGCATCGAGATCAACGAGGCGTTCGGTGCCCAGGTGATGGCCTGCGCGCGCGAACTCGGGCTCGACGAGGACAAGCTCAACGTCAATGGCGGCGCCATCGCCATTGGCCATCCGCTGGGCGCCACCGGCGTGCGGCTGGTGCTGACGGTGTCGCGCGAGCTCAAGCGGCGCGGACTGCGATACGGCATCGCCTCCGCCTGCATCGGCGGCGGGCAGGGGATCGCCATGCTGGTCGAGAATCCGGCGGCGTGA
- a CDS encoding acyl-CoA dehydrogenase, giving the protein MSWRAPIDDILFTLTQVAPGPDGESPMDRDDLAIILDEAGRFAEERIAPLDRASDITGAHWQDGAVTTPPGFREAYADWAAAGWNAVSQPEDFGGSGLPTAVGTATMEMMTSACMALSTLPVLSQGAADALEAHATAEMKALYLPKLISGEWTGTMNLTEPQAGSDLALLRTKAVPAGDGTFRITGSKIFITFGEHDLAANIIHLVLARLPDAPPGVKGISLFLVPKFLPNPDGTPGRPNDVRCAGIEHKLGIKGSPTCTMVFGDAGGAIGWLVGEANKGLACMFTMMNKARLLTGLQGIAIAEKATQMAQAYALERRQGRAAGFDGAAPIAAHPDVARTLARMKALTLSSRAIAYAAAAAIDRAATSPTAEERVRAEMRASLLTPVVKAFCTDAGCEVASSCVQVHGGMGFIEETGAAQLFRDIRIAPIYEGTNAIQAIDLVTRKIGREGGAEVAQVIAEARADLAAAAGLLGGSARRLAEAIDALESATAHLLASTTADTDRLLVASNYLRLFGLVLGGALLARGATQAGDAQAHWPRLARVHAEDLAAEAPALLNQILSPNRRAEDYRALAGLA; this is encoded by the coding sequence ATGAGCTGGCGCGCACCGATCGACGACATCCTGTTCACCCTCACCCAGGTCGCGCCCGGCCCCGACGGCGAAAGCCCGATGGACCGCGACGATCTGGCGATCATTCTCGACGAGGCCGGCCGCTTCGCCGAGGAGCGCATCGCGCCGCTCGACCGCGCCTCCGACATCACCGGCGCGCACTGGCAGGATGGCGCCGTGACCACGCCGCCGGGCTTCCGCGAGGCCTATGCCGATTGGGCGGCGGCGGGCTGGAACGCGGTGTCGCAGCCGGAGGATTTCGGCGGCTCCGGCCTGCCCACGGCGGTCGGCACCGCGACGATGGAGATGATGACCTCGGCCTGCATGGCGCTGTCGACGCTGCCGGTGCTGTCGCAGGGCGCGGCCGACGCGCTGGAGGCGCACGCCACCGCCGAGATGAAGGCGCTCTATCTGCCCAAGCTGATTTCCGGCGAGTGGACCGGAACCATGAACCTCACCGAGCCGCAGGCGGGCTCCGACCTCGCGCTGCTGCGGACCAAGGCGGTGCCGGCCGGTGACGGTACGTTCCGCATCACCGGCTCGAAGATCTTCATCACCTTCGGCGAGCACGATCTCGCTGCCAACATCATTCATCTGGTGCTGGCCCGCCTGCCCGATGCGCCCCCCGGCGTGAAGGGCATTTCGCTGTTCCTGGTGCCGAAATTCCTGCCCAATCCGGACGGCACGCCGGGCCGGCCCAACGACGTGCGTTGCGCCGGGATCGAGCACAAGCTCGGCATCAAGGGCTCGCCGACCTGCACCATGGTGTTCGGCGACGCTGGCGGCGCCATCGGCTGGCTGGTCGGCGAAGCCAACAAGGGCCTCGCCTGCATGTTCACGATGATGAACAAGGCGCGCCTGCTCACCGGCCTGCAGGGCATCGCCATTGCCGAGAAGGCGACGCAGATGGCGCAGGCCTATGCGCTCGAACGGCGCCAGGGCCGGGCGGCGGGGTTCGACGGCGCGGCGCCGATCGCCGCCCATCCCGACGTCGCCCGCACGCTGGCGCGCATGAAGGCGCTCACCCTGTCGTCGCGCGCCATCGCCTATGCGGCGGCGGCGGCGATCGACCGCGCCGCGACATCGCCCACCGCCGAGGAGCGCGTGCGGGCCGAGATGCGGGCGAGCCTGCTCACCCCGGTCGTCAAGGCGTTCTGCACTGATGCCGGCTGCGAGGTGGCCTCAAGCTGTGTACAGGTGCATGGCGGCATGGGCTTCATCGAGGAGACGGGCGCGGCGCAGCTCTTCCGCGACATCCGGATCGCGCCGATCTATGAGGGCACCAACGCGATCCAGGCGATCGATCTGGTGACGCGCAAGATCGGCCGCGAGGGCGGCGCCGAGGTCGCGCAGGTGATCGCGGAAGCGCGGGCCGATCTCGCCGCGGCGGCCGGCCTGCTCGGCGGCTCCGCCCGGCGGCTCGCGGAGGCGATCGACGCGCTGGAGTCCGCCACCGCCCATCTGCTGGCGTCCACCACCGCCGATACCGACCGGCTGCTCGTCGCCTCGAACTATCTGCGGCTGTTCGGCCTCGTGCTCGGCGGCGCGCTCTTGGCGCGCGGCGCGACGCAGGCCGGCGACGCCCAGGCGCACTGGCCTCGGCTCGCCCGCGTCCATGCCGAGGATCTGGCGGCCGAGGCGCCGGCACTGCTCAACCAGATCCTGTCGCCGAACCGCCGGGCCGAAGACTACCGCGCGCTCGCCGGCCTCGCCTGA